A window of the Apostichopus japonicus isolate 1M-3 chromosome 8, ASM3797524v1, whole genome shotgun sequence genome harbors these coding sequences:
- the LOC139971860 gene encoding uncharacterized protein isoform X2, producing the protein MEADSTSSSSLQQKEMDDKSINEGSQISTSNQDNLSKIEEPQATQREVHEEGEKDVYETLRSDDQNVSKVAELTGEDSQSSQREDDISKEQETHSYESVHSDENLKDDITKAIPGKVTSVDNSIKDKVSEEAGEMSKVEKSPGANEMEGNDNIESKAENEPGSIAQVSDSSVPDVSGPLQTRQVEGAVSSTCSFEGTKKSGVESLQVVGVHFKNDVATSIQTENTSKENIEDKTDGMSPTSITKDVKDDSLPSESTSATSKSDQIVDDSQGTEQEEPHLALPDIDREVREQFQVPTNDRVLLRDTDKDKEATITERSESENPTVESQLEHEAMSVADEVEDEEDSTKGAEPEVTPSSDSQAVGDISADDSAEMAVTDTGKRDANKVQENEQMDTTGGESKQEDAERDEKECEGKKNADEKEGEDNQINQEEDTERQEEPIEPESTSEQKESITAAGDEEDGSKDKGPEDEKDQNGDEEEEAKLADEKEGEADGKGEDDEDEQEEEAEGKSERRRTSPIRCFDESSFTVEKLFEYQWPQDHGEFFFVQEQISEYLGVTSFKRKYPALERRLIAVEERRFLKDKGVVTEEQVTLGLTALKADEVYDVMQKDFPDKYSDYARLIQQRQREAVKNQHKEYGTPAVDSAKMKNYIKKAVRQAAEYNASLMREKREERQYYLDLQTMLIHCPNTKMKKLTKEQSKPGPYPVAVIPGQFQNYYKSYTPEELKYLPVNTAIYGPMATQKQSDIAPSVPPGSEVSSDDEDLSLATIEPPFDHERITPGFFKDQMQSVLPTPPRETPMISLQPAPMVSLAPPPPVTQVLSQLLQQKAIIPPKHIQYVPKDIPDAICGLCLKDRDCNRKGEPEELVHCSQCDNSGHPSCLEMSAALVCAIKTYPWQCMECKTCTLCGDPTHEDKMMFCDECDRGYHTFCVGLTELPTGLWACASCRCVPPARPLPPPPIEVMPAPLNGTPEAVTPAPRASLDPDTPTNGLKRPAEPLPTGEEKEETVLTEIKTERTQAPTPPPAKKRHTKKNKATPAKS; encoded by the exons ATGGAGGCTGATtccacatcatcatcatctctgCAGCAGAAAGAAATGGATGACAAATCGATTAATGAGGGTTCACAAATATCAACTTCAAATCAAGATAACTTGTCTAAAATTGAAGAACCCCAAGCAACTCAGAGAGAGGTTCACGAAGAAGGTGAAAAAGATGTTTATGAGACGTTAAGGAGCGATGATCAAAATGTGTCAAAAGTGGCTGAGTTGACAGGAGAAGACTCACAAAGCTCACAGAGGGAAGATGATATCTCTAAGGAACAGGAGACACATTCTTATGAAAGTGTACACTCTGATGAGAACCTTAAGGATGATATAACCAAAGCCATTCCTGGAAAAGTTACTTCTGTCGATAACTCAATTAAGGATAAGGTTTCGGAAGAGGCAGGGGAAATGTCTAAGGTAGAAAAAAGTCCAGGTGCGAATGAAATGGAAGGCAATGATAATATTGAGAGTAAGGCAGAGAACGAGCCAGGCAGCATAGCTCAGGTTAGTGATTCATCTGTTCCTGATGTATCTGGACCTTTGCAAACAAGGCAGGTGGAAGGTGCGGTGTCAAGCACCTGCAGCTTCGAAGGAACGAAAAAGTCTGGCGTTGAAAGTCTTCAAGTGGTTGGTGTACATTTCAAAAACGACGTTGCAACCTCCATTCAGACTGAGAACACGTCGAAGGAGAATATTGAAGATAAAACTGATGGAATGAGCCCTACCAGTATTACCAAAGATGTAAAGGATGACAGTTTGCCATCTGAGAGTACTTCCGCTACCTCCAAATCTGATCAAATTGTCGATGACAGTCAAGGCACAGAACAGGAGGAGCCTCATCTAGCCCTGCCGGATATAGATCGTGAAGTTCGAGAACAATTCCAAGTGCCGACAAATGATAGGGTACTCCTTCGAGACACTGATAAAGATAAGGAAGCAACTATTACAGAAAGATCAGAATCAGAAAACCCTACAGTAGAATCTCAACTAGAACATGAAGCTATGTCAGTAGCTGATGAAGTAGAAGATGAAGAGGATTCAACCAAGGGAGCAGAACCAGAGGTTACTCCTTCCAGTGATTCTCAAGCTGTCGGTGATATCTCGGCTGACGACTCGGCTGAGATGGCGGTAACAGATACAGGCAAGCGTGATGCAAACAAAGTACAAGAAAATGAACAGATGGACACTACTGGAGGAGAGTCTAAACAGGAAGATGCCGAACGTGATGAGAAGGAATGCGAGGGAAAGAAGAATGCAGATGAGAAAGAAGGAGAAGACAACCAAATTAATCAAGAAGAAGACACTGAGAGGCAAGAGGAACCGATAGaacctgaatcaacatcagagcaGAAAGAATCAATCACTGCTGCTGGAGATGAGGAGGATGGCAGTAAAGACAAAGGACCAGAGGACGAAAAAGACCAAAATggtgatgaagaagaagaagcaaaattAGCAGATGAGAAAGAAGGAGAGGCAGATGGAAAGGGTGAAGATGATGAGGATGAGCAAGAAGAAGAGGCAGAGGGCAAATCTGAGAGAAGGAGGACATCTCCAATAAGATGTTTTGA TGAGTCGAGCTTCACTGTAGAGAAACTATTTGAGTACCAGTGGCCTCAAGACCATGGAGAGTTCTTCTTTGTACAAGAGCAGATCAGTGAATACCTAGGAGTAACTTCTTTCAAACGAAAGTACCCAG CTTTGGAGAGGAGACTAATTGCCGTAGAGGAAAGGAGGTTTCTGAAAGATAAGGGGGTAGTAACCGAGGAACAGGTTACACTTG GCTTGACGGCACTGAAAGCTGATGAAGTTTATGACGTCATGCAGAAGGATTTTCCTGATAAGTATTCTGATTACGCCAGACTTATTCAACAAAGACAAAGAGAAGCAGTGAAAAACCAACACAAGGAATATGGAACT CCTGCAGTTGATTCAGCTAAGATGAAAAACTACATCAAGAAAGCTGTGAGGCAGGCTGCGGAGTACAATGCATCTCTCATGAGAGAGAAACGAGAGGAGAGACAATACTACCTTGACTTACAAACAATG CTTATACATTGCCCTAACACCAAGATGAAGAAATTAACAAAAGAGCAATCCAAACCAGGACCGTATCCAGTAGCAGTCATTCCTGGCCAATTTCAGAATTACTACAAAAG CTACACCCCAGAGGAGTTGAAGTACCTTCCAGTCAATACGGCCATCTACGGTCCCATGGCAACACAGAAGCAGAGTGACATCGCCCCCAGCGTTCCCCCCGGTAGCGAGGTGTCATCAGACGACGAAGACCTCTCT CTAGCAACGATCGAACCTCCCTTCGACCATGAGAGGATCACTCCAGGTTTCTTCAAGGACCAGATGCAAAGTGTTCTTCCCACACCACCCAGGGAAACACCCATGATCTCCCTGCAACCGGCACCCATGGTGTCACTTGCACCACCACCTCCAGTCACTCAAGTACTCAGTCAATTGCTACAACAGAAAGCTATCATTCCTCCCAAGCACATCCAATATGTG ccCAAAGACATTCCTGATGCTATTTGTGGCCTGTGTCTCAAGGATAGAGATTGCAACAGAAAGGGGGAGCCTGAGGAACTAGTGCATTGTTCACAGTGTGACAATAGTG GTCATCCATCATGTCTTGAGATGAGTGCTGCGTTGGTTTGTGCCATAAAGACTTACCCGTGGCAGTGTATGGAATGTAAAACCTGTACGTTATGTGGAGATCCAACCCATGAA GATAAGATGATGTTTTGCGATGAGTGTGACCGTGGTTACCACACATTCTGTGTTGGTTTGACAGAATTGCCAACAG GTTTGTGGGCCTGTGCCAGTTGTAGGTGTGTTCCCCCTGCTAGACCTTTACCACCACCACCGATAGAAGTAATGCCCGCACCCTTGAATGGAACACCAGAGGCAGTGACACCAGCTCCCCGAGCCAGTCTCGACCCTGATACGCCGACAAACGGTCTAAAGCGGCCCGCAGAACCACTGCCAACCGGAGAGGAGAAAGAAGAGACGGTATTGACCGAGATCAAGACGGAGAGGACGCAAGCTCCGACACCTCCTCCGGCCAAGAAGAGACATACAAAGAAAAATAAGGCGACTCCTGCTAAGAGTTGA
- the LOC139971860 gene encoding uncharacterized protein isoform X1, which translates to MEADSTSSSSLQQKEMDDKSINEGSQISTSNQDNLSKIEEPQATQREVHEEGEKDVYETLRSDDQNVSKVAELTGEDSQSSQREDDISKEQETHSYESVHSDENLKDDITKAIPGKVTSVDNSIKDKVSEEAGEMSKVEKSPGANEMEGNDNIESKAENEPGSIAQVSDSSVPDVSGPLQTRQVEGAVSSTCSFEGTKKSGVESLQVVGVHFKNDVATSIQTENTSKENIEDKTDGMSPTSITKDVKDDSLPSESTSATSKSDQIVDDSQGTEQEEPHLALPDIDREVREQFQVPTNDRVLLRDTDKDKEATITERSESENPTVESQLEHEAMSVADEVEDEEDSTKGAEPEVTPSSDSQAVGDISADDSAEMAVTDTGKRDANKVQENEQMDTTGGESKQEDAERDEKECEGKKNADEKEGEDNQINQEEDTERQEEPIEPESTSEQKESITAAGDEEDGSKDKGPEDEKDQNGDEEEEAKLADEKEGEADGKGEDDEDEQEEEAEGKSERRRTSPIRCFDESSFTVEKLFEYQWPQDHGEFFFVQEQISEYLGVTSFKRKYPALERRLIAVEERRFLKDKGVVTEEQVTLGLTALKADEVYDVMQKDFPDKYSDYARLIQQRQREAVKNQHKEYGTPAVDSAKMKNYIKKAVRQAAEYNASLMREKREERQYYLDLQTMLIHCPNTKMKKLTKEQSKPGPYPVAVIPGQFQNYYKSYTPEELKYLPVNTAIYGPMATQKQSDIAPSVPPGSEVSSDDEDLSVSSEAQKPSKAEAATKTTTKSSSKPTVKSTSKGNSNKNNSKTTTKEVKRLATIEPPFDHERITPGFFKDQMQSVLPTPPRETPMISLQPAPMVSLAPPPPVTQVLSQLLQQKAIIPPKHIQYVPKDIPDAICGLCLKDRDCNRKGEPEELVHCSQCDNSGHPSCLEMSAALVCAIKTYPWQCMECKTCTLCGDPTHEDKMMFCDECDRGYHTFCVGLTELPTGLWACASCRCVPPARPLPPPPIEVMPAPLNGTPEAVTPAPRASLDPDTPTNGLKRPAEPLPTGEEKEETVLTEIKTERTQAPTPPPAKKRHTKKNKATPAKS; encoded by the exons ATGGAGGCTGATtccacatcatcatcatctctgCAGCAGAAAGAAATGGATGACAAATCGATTAATGAGGGTTCACAAATATCAACTTCAAATCAAGATAACTTGTCTAAAATTGAAGAACCCCAAGCAACTCAGAGAGAGGTTCACGAAGAAGGTGAAAAAGATGTTTATGAGACGTTAAGGAGCGATGATCAAAATGTGTCAAAAGTGGCTGAGTTGACAGGAGAAGACTCACAAAGCTCACAGAGGGAAGATGATATCTCTAAGGAACAGGAGACACATTCTTATGAAAGTGTACACTCTGATGAGAACCTTAAGGATGATATAACCAAAGCCATTCCTGGAAAAGTTACTTCTGTCGATAACTCAATTAAGGATAAGGTTTCGGAAGAGGCAGGGGAAATGTCTAAGGTAGAAAAAAGTCCAGGTGCGAATGAAATGGAAGGCAATGATAATATTGAGAGTAAGGCAGAGAACGAGCCAGGCAGCATAGCTCAGGTTAGTGATTCATCTGTTCCTGATGTATCTGGACCTTTGCAAACAAGGCAGGTGGAAGGTGCGGTGTCAAGCACCTGCAGCTTCGAAGGAACGAAAAAGTCTGGCGTTGAAAGTCTTCAAGTGGTTGGTGTACATTTCAAAAACGACGTTGCAACCTCCATTCAGACTGAGAACACGTCGAAGGAGAATATTGAAGATAAAACTGATGGAATGAGCCCTACCAGTATTACCAAAGATGTAAAGGATGACAGTTTGCCATCTGAGAGTACTTCCGCTACCTCCAAATCTGATCAAATTGTCGATGACAGTCAAGGCACAGAACAGGAGGAGCCTCATCTAGCCCTGCCGGATATAGATCGTGAAGTTCGAGAACAATTCCAAGTGCCGACAAATGATAGGGTACTCCTTCGAGACACTGATAAAGATAAGGAAGCAACTATTACAGAAAGATCAGAATCAGAAAACCCTACAGTAGAATCTCAACTAGAACATGAAGCTATGTCAGTAGCTGATGAAGTAGAAGATGAAGAGGATTCAACCAAGGGAGCAGAACCAGAGGTTACTCCTTCCAGTGATTCTCAAGCTGTCGGTGATATCTCGGCTGACGACTCGGCTGAGATGGCGGTAACAGATACAGGCAAGCGTGATGCAAACAAAGTACAAGAAAATGAACAGATGGACACTACTGGAGGAGAGTCTAAACAGGAAGATGCCGAACGTGATGAGAAGGAATGCGAGGGAAAGAAGAATGCAGATGAGAAAGAAGGAGAAGACAACCAAATTAATCAAGAAGAAGACACTGAGAGGCAAGAGGAACCGATAGaacctgaatcaacatcagagcaGAAAGAATCAATCACTGCTGCTGGAGATGAGGAGGATGGCAGTAAAGACAAAGGACCAGAGGACGAAAAAGACCAAAATggtgatgaagaagaagaagcaaaattAGCAGATGAGAAAGAAGGAGAGGCAGATGGAAAGGGTGAAGATGATGAGGATGAGCAAGAAGAAGAGGCAGAGGGCAAATCTGAGAGAAGGAGGACATCTCCAATAAGATGTTTTGA TGAGTCGAGCTTCACTGTAGAGAAACTATTTGAGTACCAGTGGCCTCAAGACCATGGAGAGTTCTTCTTTGTACAAGAGCAGATCAGTGAATACCTAGGAGTAACTTCTTTCAAACGAAAGTACCCAG CTTTGGAGAGGAGACTAATTGCCGTAGAGGAAAGGAGGTTTCTGAAAGATAAGGGGGTAGTAACCGAGGAACAGGTTACACTTG GCTTGACGGCACTGAAAGCTGATGAAGTTTATGACGTCATGCAGAAGGATTTTCCTGATAAGTATTCTGATTACGCCAGACTTATTCAACAAAGACAAAGAGAAGCAGTGAAAAACCAACACAAGGAATATGGAACT CCTGCAGTTGATTCAGCTAAGATGAAAAACTACATCAAGAAAGCTGTGAGGCAGGCTGCGGAGTACAATGCATCTCTCATGAGAGAGAAACGAGAGGAGAGACAATACTACCTTGACTTACAAACAATG CTTATACATTGCCCTAACACCAAGATGAAGAAATTAACAAAAGAGCAATCCAAACCAGGACCGTATCCAGTAGCAGTCATTCCTGGCCAATTTCAGAATTACTACAAAAG CTACACCCCAGAGGAGTTGAAGTACCTTCCAGTCAATACGGCCATCTACGGTCCCATGGCAACACAGAAGCAGAGTGACATCGCCCCCAGCGTTCCCCCCGGTAGCGAGGTGTCATCAGACGACGAAGACCTCTCTGTAAGTTCCGAAGCACAAAAGCCGTCAAAGGCAGAAGCTGCTACTAAAACTACAACTAAGAGTAGCAGTAAACCGACAGTTAAGTCCACAAGTAAAGGGAACagcaacaaaaacaacagtAAAACCACCACCAAGGAAGTCAAACGA CTAGCAACGATCGAACCTCCCTTCGACCATGAGAGGATCACTCCAGGTTTCTTCAAGGACCAGATGCAAAGTGTTCTTCCCACACCACCCAGGGAAACACCCATGATCTCCCTGCAACCGGCACCCATGGTGTCACTTGCACCACCACCTCCAGTCACTCAAGTACTCAGTCAATTGCTACAACAGAAAGCTATCATTCCTCCCAAGCACATCCAATATGTG ccCAAAGACATTCCTGATGCTATTTGTGGCCTGTGTCTCAAGGATAGAGATTGCAACAGAAAGGGGGAGCCTGAGGAACTAGTGCATTGTTCACAGTGTGACAATAGTG GTCATCCATCATGTCTTGAGATGAGTGCTGCGTTGGTTTGTGCCATAAAGACTTACCCGTGGCAGTGTATGGAATGTAAAACCTGTACGTTATGTGGAGATCCAACCCATGAA GATAAGATGATGTTTTGCGATGAGTGTGACCGTGGTTACCACACATTCTGTGTTGGTTTGACAGAATTGCCAACAG GTTTGTGGGCCTGTGCCAGTTGTAGGTGTGTTCCCCCTGCTAGACCTTTACCACCACCACCGATAGAAGTAATGCCCGCACCCTTGAATGGAACACCAGAGGCAGTGACACCAGCTCCCCGAGCCAGTCTCGACCCTGATACGCCGACAAACGGTCTAAAGCGGCCCGCAGAACCACTGCCAACCGGAGAGGAGAAAGAAGAGACGGTATTGACCGAGATCAAGACGGAGAGGACGCAAGCTCCGACACCTCCTCCGGCCAAGAAGAGACATACAAAGAAAAATAAGGCGACTCCTGCTAAGAGTTGA